One Solanum lycopersicum chromosome 4, SLM_r2.1 DNA window includes the following coding sequences:
- the LOC138348061 gene encoding uncharacterized protein, translated as MPMWPESKNPLVDPPVIKHMPGRPRKLRRKEVGEKKVSGKLSKTGLTMTCSLCHVKGHNKRSCHLRSSDGVDSTAGEHRATPTSNVEEPSSSKKGRGRPKKSTNIESEPVAKTGRGRTKNTSANASATGDSPTIIAPPTTSRTTRARASSSASRASPRTTAPPTTSRTPTHKECASVNGVGVLSRSRSGRGRGRGLGSAGRGSNHPLENWFTCSQGSTTQSVDQNTNVAPKETASTRKEKGVENTT; from the exons ATGCCAATGTGGCCAGAATCAAAAAATCCTCTTGTTGATCCACCAGTGATAAAACATATGCCAGGCAGACCTAGAAAGTTGAGAAGGAAAGAGGTTGGTGAAAAGAAGGTGTCTGGTAAATTATCTAAAACAGGACTAACTATGACATGTAGTCTTTGCCATGTTAAAGGTCACAATAAAAGAAGTTGTCATTTACGAAGCAGTGATGGAGTTGATTCTACTGCCGGGGAACACAGAGCTACCCCTACTTCAAATGTTGAAGAACCATCAAGTTCAAAAAAAGGAAGGGGAAGACCAAAG aAATCAACAAATATTGAGAGTGAGCCTGTTGCCAAAACGGGGAGAGGCAGAACTAAAAACACAAGTGCAAATGCAAGTGCAACAGGGGATTCACCTACAATTATTGCACCTCCAACAACTTCAAGAACAACAAGAGCTAGAGCAAGTTCAAGTGCATCAAGGGCCTCTCCTAGAACCACTGCACCTCCTACAACATCAAGAACACCAACACATAAAGAATGTGCAAGTGTAAATGGTGTTGGAGTATTATCAAGATCCAGGAGTGGTAGAGGAAGGGGTAGGGGATTGGGAAGTGCAGGAAGAGGTAGTAATCATCCACTTGAAAATTGGTTTACATGTTCTCAAGGTAGTACAACACAGAGTGTAGACCAGAACACAAATGTTGCACCAAAGGAAACTGCTAGTACAAGGAAAGAAAAGGGTGTTGAAAACACAACTTAA